Part of the Henckelia pumila isolate YLH828 chromosome 2, ASM3356847v2, whole genome shotgun sequence genome is shown below.
ATACCGATCGAATTTctaaaagaaaacttaaataaaaatcgaTGCATACACACACACCCTATATCACTGATATTGCACAAAAATAGAGaagaaatcatgcctttcaccgatgaaTTCAAAGAACGAATTGCGTAGAACGTTTCCCAGGACGACGAACGATGAACACCCCTTCAAAACCGAGCTATGGAGGACCGATATCTGCTATGGGGCGTGAAGATGGTGATGGAGAAAGGTTGGAGGCGGCTAGGGTGAGTGCAAAGGAGAATGAACGTGTGATTTTTGAGTCTAGGCGTGGGTTTGGGGATTATTTTAAGTAGATAatgatttaataataaaaatagggagataataacataaataagaTAATCCCAACTTTAAAAAGAATAATAACTAacataaatatcataaaatctcgaaataataattttagggaatttgaaagataataaaaagtcaatattttgcttaatttgaataaaaacggactcctaaaaatatataaaattaaatactgaaaattttgagaaactaaaactcaaaataatatttttgggctcctaaaaggctcatgaaataaattggatagaaagttgtcatctcgtccgtccacggtcccgtctacgtgataaaataattaaaatactaaaaatcataaaaatcactaattatgggttaaatgcttaaaaaataaattaaatcatgcacaaataattcacataattatttaacccataaatctaaaatttaaataattaaatatcctaattatgcatgcggatttacgtatttaaaataccgggtgttacagctggcagctggggatcgaaACTTccattccaggatcggagcttccgttccgatcggagcttactatctaggatcggagcttactatccggcccaaaattaaaaagcccaaattttacttctgaagtccaataacactccgaaattggttaaataccaacccttaatcatgtttaacatattattatcttaaaatgatttctgggttactacagctGCCCTCTAGGAAGTAATAGAGAGAGTGGTGAGTGAGGTGTTGCTGAACTCCTGAGCCCACCAACTGCCGAACCGAGGTCCCAAGAGGAAATGGTGAGTGAGTTCATGTTGCTGAACCCCCGAGCTCACCATAAATAactgatcctaacatcttagctAACTTATTGAAATTGCTGAGCTAACCAGCTAATTTAGCTTCCTGCAGAAATATGAGTGAGAGAGCTTTGCTGAGCTCCCGAGCTTATACATTACCGAGCCTACTTCCCAACTGACCACACTGAAATCGATGATTGGgaagcttggccgagctcccgagctaacTGAGTCGAGTTACCGAACCGACCTGAGAAATTGGTGGGAGAGCtgggccgagctcccgagctgaccTGAGAATATTGGTGGGAGaacttggccgagctcccgatcTACCTGGGATTAACAATGATGTCTTTCAGGCTTAGGGTCATGATCGATGAGCTGAGCTTAACTCCTCCCGGgatatcacacacacacacacatatatatatatatatattccaagGTTATATCCATATTATTTTTGTTCCCACAAAGTTTAAAAATCTCATGAAACCCTAGAGGTAGtgagatttttattattaacagATATAAATGTAAGATTGACATCCACAGTGGATGTCGACTATGAAGTTTTCAAAGTTTGCTGAATGTTTTTGTAATTGCTAATaagtatatcaatttttatACTTTACTCTTAAAATCAACTTCAAGATATTTCTTACCAGGCGGGGACGGATTTAGAAATTAGAGCATGAGTGTGCTagaaattaatcaataaattatatatataaaaaattcataCATTGTActactaaaaaaaaatagaaaatttgtGTTTTTGGTCTTATATGTTTGTTTTTAGGATTTTGATCATCTATGTTGTCAAATTCAATTTTAGTCTgctatctttgtttttttggcAACATTCATTTGTCTTTCGAACTCGCTCTAACATGAAAACAATGCAGTAATGATATAGTACTAGTATGATACTATAGTGTATAGTGTCACATTAACACtttcaataaaaaatactagaattttcaaaaacaattgtgtgattaaaactgaaatttgataatataaatTTGCAGGAccaaaattcaatttttctctcaaaaatgAAGTTGTGCATTAAAATTAAGAAGATGTGCTAGGCTTTCGGGGTTAAAGGTAAGTtttattggattaattaaaacaatttaaacatgtaattaaaaaattttgaagtggGCTACAGTCTAGCTAGAACTGATCTAAGCTAGATTCGTCCTTATTACCAAGCACAGATGCAAACAATCTTTCATGATATgctttcattttttataattgttttaaaaaataaacagaCAAATAATTCATGTGATTTGCTTTACAACTCAATCCATAGAAAGAAATGGCAAATTGCTAAAATCTCGGCTTcaatatttgatgaatctttaAGCTTTAAACATCACAAAAAAGGCTGCAAAATTTTCTTTGGCCTCCACTTTATGTTTGGAATAAGAACCCATAAATATGCACTCTGCTAAAGATATTTTGGATTATTCTTTTCATCCTTAGTTAACTATAGAAAACGGAAATTTTTAACACATAATTATGGTCCACACACGTTGAATTCAAGTGCACCAAAGAGGAATTAACAGACATGACCTAAATTAAACAAGATTATTAGCAtttaatgatatataaaaaCAATGATTTGGTCAAAAGTAAACATTTTAAGTGCATTGATGCACAGTAATAtgcttaaatttttattttatcatacTAATATTATAGAAtttataaatcaaaattaaacctCAACTAAGCATGCATgcttaaatttataatattagaTTTAGTGACATACATGGGCACGCTTTGTATTTGAAAAACATTGATTTCGATCTAGAAACAATTGTTACTTGAAAGCATATAAAGATAAATGAATCTCGACTTGTCATTTAATCTAGTGTAATGATAGTACAAGCGCaccacaataaaaaaatattcccAATTATAGCCCACTACAAgtcaaaaagaaaagaaaattttaaacaaactatAATTACCTTAATTAAGTTACATAATTCGTGAAGGGTGAGTACCAAATTTACAACTATATATTGTCTATTCATCACCCAAATTTGTAATGATGTTTTGAGCTAGCTAGGAGGCTTATAATATTTCAATGAGTCTCTCAAAAAAGATCGTGACATTCAATCATTCATACAAAAAGCATACAATTAATTAAACTTCatcttaaatttaaaattttaatgtcACATCGCTATCTATTAGTCCAATTGAGTTTGCAATTGATTTAACAGTTAGCAATGAATTTATCTCGCATGTTccgtttattaaaaaaaatgttcctaaaatacataaaatctCACAGATATATGCAAAATgccaaaagaagaagaagaatattaTACAAATACTAATTATCGAATAGATTTCGAGTTACATGCACTTACTATTCTGATCACTGTGTCCTCTCTCCAAGGCAGCATAAATAATATTCCCTCCAAAGAAAACTTGCACCATCGATCATTCTCTTGAAGCAACAATTTGGTGtgaaaaaaaatctttcaagaAATCTCACACATCACATCGCATCAAGTAATTTATTTCCAAATGAGAAGATTTTCTTCTTCCTCGAATCAAATGGCCGCCGCAGCCTATGATAACTCTCAGGTGACAGGAAATTTCGGGCCGCCACCGCGGCCTCCATCGCCTGTTCTTGGCGAAGAAATCACGCATTTGATCCACTCCAAACACCCCTTGACGGAGGTGACCTCGCCGGACCTGTTCACTTGCGCCGGCTGCAAGGAGTACGGCGCTGGCAAGCGGTTCGCTTGCCAGCAGTGCGATTTTCAGTTGCACCATTTCTGCGCTCGCCCCGCTCCATTGGTGATGAATCATCCGCTGCACGCCCAGCACCAACTCGTTTTCCACTCTAAGCCAAAACAGGGTACGTATGTGAGTCGTGTAACTTTCATTGTACATGTAAcatattttttcataaataatCCTATATTTGgattatttattttagaatATAGAGtacttgaatatatatataaatttgatcGTGTAGCAAAAGGTGGAATAATGCCATGGCCAAGATGTGACATCTGTGGCAAGTCTTCCAAAGGGTTTACCTACAGATGCAGAGCATGTAGCTTCCAAATGCACCCTTGCTGCGCCCTTCTCTCGACGAATATCAACTTCTCAATCCATCCGCACCCCTTGAAACTGCTACCACCGTCGAATACTGCCGGGGCCGGAGATGCGACGACATGTGGTGAGTGCAAGAAACCGAAAAGATCGGGACGGATGTACCGTTGCACCGTATGCGAGTACCATCTCCATGCAGTGTGCGCTAAAACGCTGGTGAATGGGCTCCATGCTAACGGGATTGCGGCTCCCGAGAAGCCGAGCGTGCTTGGTGCTGCAGCTCGCCTAGCATCGCAAGTTGTTATCGAGTTCATAGGAGGGCTTATTGAGGGGTTGGGAGAGGGCGTGGGAGAGGTACTAGTTCAAAATATTGCTAGAGGTAGGTGTAGCCGCAACAGAAGAATAAGAGaatgataataatatattataatttctcAAGATTATAAATTGGTTTgctattaaattaaatttttttttttctattggaTATATATCACTATAAGTATATGTTTTGTATGTACCAAATGTTACGTTGGTTTAAAGTAGCTTTGTAATAATTCCTACTTGTTGCAAGATATTATGCACACGTGTGGGATCTTCTCG
Proteins encoded:
- the LOC140878293 gene encoding protein VACUOLELESS GAMETOPHYTES-like codes for the protein MAAAAYDNSQVTGNFGPPPRPPSPVLGEEITHLIHSKHPLTEVTSPDLFTCAGCKEYGAGKRFACQQCDFQLHHFCARPAPLVMNHPLHAQHQLVFHSKPKQGGIMPWPRCDICGKSSKGFTYRCRACSFQMHPCCALLSTNINFSIHPHPLKLLPPSNTAGAGDATTCGECKKPKRSGRMYRCTVCEYHLHAVCAKTLVNGLHANGIAAPEKPSVLGAAARLASQVVIEFIGGLIEGLGEGVGEVLVQNIARGRCSRNRRIRE